The following nucleotide sequence is from Roseivirga sp. BDSF3-8.
CGCCCAGTCGTACGTACCATATTCTTCATTCCGCGTTGGTTCAGCCATTGCGATGGAAGACGGACAGGTGGTTACGGGAAGTAATCAGGAAAATGCCAGTTTTCCTGCGGGCATCTGCTCTGAACGGGTAGGGCTGGTTAAAGCAAGTACGCTGCATCCGGGAGTTAAAATGATGCGGATTGCTATCGTGGCTATTCCTGATTCAGGTAATATTCCGGTACCTGTTACGCCCTGTGGCATTTGCAGGCAAAGTCTGCTGGAGTATGAAGTACGACAAGACAGCCCTCTTGAGGTATGGTTCTATACCAGTGAGAATAAATACGCCTGTATTCCTTCCTCATCCTTTCTTTTGCCATTTTCCTTTACTAAAAACGACCTGAAGTCTATCGGTTAATCTCCCCATCAGTTGCTGGCTCTTATTAACCCCGTAGTAGCCAGTGTTTTACAATGGGTTATTTATGTGTTGCTCCAAGTCAGGAAATGTAATATCTTTTGTAAAAAGAAGATTTAGCTATAATCATTTCCCTTCCTCCTGACGTTTTGGCCTGTACCATACGGGCCGCAGACATTCTATTCCCCCTCATTTCCTCAATGTGAACAAAACCTTCCATTGTGATATATGCACCATTATTACACGGTTTTTTACTATCGAATCAACAATTTTTGCACGTAAGCCTTCCGAAGTAAGCATCGGCATATAGAGTTTTCGCTCGCTTCGGGGCTCGACTTAAGATAAGAATGAGTATAAATCGAACCGCGGGTGTACCGCAAACGGGCAACAAGATGCATGAGATCGAAATATCGGAGTTGAGGCGATTGACAGAGGTAATTAAGTTGTACCACAATTACGACTTCACCAATTATGCTATTTCCTCTTTCAAAAGGCGCGTATCCCGTATTCTGGATTTATATAAAATTCCTTCAGTAGACCTTCTGATTAAAAAGATCAGGGAAGAGGATGGCTTTTTCAATACATTTCTTGAAGAGCTCACGGTGAATGTTACTGAGATGTTCCGTGACCCCAGCTTCTGGAGGGAAATTCGCGACCAGGTGATACCGAATATCCTGCTTAACCATAACCAGATATCTATCTGGCATGCTGGCTGTAGCAGTGGTGAGGAAGTGTTTTCTATGGCGATATTGCTGAAAGAGATGGGTATTCATCACAAGGCGAAGATTATAGCCACTGACATTGACCGTGCCATTCTGGATCGTGCTAAATCCGGTGAGTACCAGCTAAAGCACATGGACCTGAATGAGAAGAACTATATCCGCTTCCAGGGAAAGAGTTCTCTAAAGGACTACTACAAGGAAGATAACGGAAAAGTGTATATGGATAAAAGCCTCGTGAATAATGTTTCGTGGCGTGAGCATGACCTTGTACGGGGTGTGGTTTTCAATAAGTTCGACCTCGTTTTGTGCCGCAATGTCATGATCTACTTTAACCAGACACTTCAGAATGTGGTGCTTAAGAAAATTCACGAAAGCCTTTTCCGCTACAGCTACCTGTGTATTGGCTCAAAGGAGTCGCTCATATGGTGTGAGATAGCCAATAAGTTTATCGTGGTAAACAACGAAGAAAAAATCTATAAAAAGATAAAAGACTAAGAACAAGCTTAAAGCCCGGCAATGGGACGATTTAACGTTAATAATCAGTACAAGGCCATCGTGATAGGCGGGTCGGCCGGAAGCTTTCAGGGTATTACGCGCATACTGTCGTCGATTCCTGAGGACTTCACCCTACCCATTATCATGTGCCTTCACCGGCTTAAGCATGTTCGCAATGGCTTTGTAGAGGCCCTTTCTATTAAAAGCATAAATGCTGTAAAGGAGCCTTATGATAAAGAACCGGTAAAGAAGAAGAATGTCTACCTGGCCCCTGCAAACTACCACCTGAGCGTGGAACTTGGCCATACCTTTTCATTGAGTACAGAGGAAATGGTCAATAACAGCAGGCCAAGTATAGACATCACACTGGAGACGGCGGCTTATGTTTATCGCAATAAGCTCATCGGAATCCTGCTTTCGGGAGCCAATCGTGATGGCGCTATGGGGATGAAACGCATCAAAGACAGGGGCGGACTGACCATAGTACAGGACCCGGCAGAGTGCATGATCGAAACCATGCCCGCGGCCGCCCTTAAGCTCACAGAAATAGATTATACGCTGAAAGTAGATGAGATCATCAGCTTTCTGCTCGAATTAGATAAGTGTTATAAAAGTTGATCATATGAAGGCCCTAAGCAAAAGTCTGAGCCTTATTTTCATCCTGCTTTTTATTGCCGGCATCGTGGCCGGGGCTTACTTTATGTATACCCTGCCGGACGATTTGGTAACAGAAACCAGTGTGGTAGATCTTAGCGAGATTGCTGAGGTAGACCCCTTTCTGAGCAGACTGAATATTATTCTCGGCATAGCAGCATTTTCAGGCCTGGTGGCCATTGTCATGCTCATGGCAAATGCTAATAAGCAGGCAGAAAATGTAGTGTATGTGGAAAAGTTTACGGATGAGAGTGCCTCCGCAAGTACCTCAGTTAATGAGGATACTGAAGGAGATGTCGCTGGTAGTCACAGTGAACTTGATAGTGTGGTGCGTGAAGCTATAGCAGAAGGAGGAAGTGCGAAGCACCAAGCCGAGCAGGTACTCTCTGCTATTTCTAATAAGCTGGAGGCAAGCCAGGGAGCTATGTACCTCGCCAGATATGGCAGTGAGGTGCGTAAGATTGAGCTTTTCGCCTCATATGCTTTTATCATGCCCGAAAGTGCTTCACTCGTATACGAGTTTGGAGAGGGACTTGCCGGCCAGGCAGCTAAGGAAGGTAAAGCGGTGAATATTACCGCCGTGCCAGACGGATACCTTAAAATACTCAGCGGACTGGGTAGCAGTACACCAACCAACCTGGCCATTATCCCCTTCATGAAGGGCAAGATGGTGGCTGGCGTGGTCGAGATTGCCTCTTTTAAGCCTTTCCGGGGTAAGGACATCAAAGCGCTGGAGCAGGCATTTTCCATACTGCCCGAAGCGGTTGGGTTTGACGCCGACCAGTCAGTAAGTGAAGAAGCCTCAGTAGGGCAGGAACTTGTAAATGAATAAACGCCAGGATATCGTATGTTCAGGAAAATAAAAATAGGAAGTAAGATTACGGCGGTACTACTCACAGTAGTGACCCTCACTATTGCAGCCGTAAGCTTCATTACCTACAATTTCAGTAAAAAAGCCCTGGAGGAGAAGTACACCGAGAGCCTGAGCGTTATACTTAAGCTCAAAAAGGATAAGATCACCTACTTCTTCGAGCAGGCCGGCACGGACGCCAGGGTACTTCGCCGCAGCGATATTACCCAGTCAAACCTTGAGTGGCTGACTTCAGGCGAAGACAGCCTTACCCAAATGGCGACGGACAGGCTCGATAACTTTATTGCGCCATATTTTGAAGCAGGAAGGTATCATAACATCCTTTTGGCGGGAGCAGATGGGCAGGTCTACTATAGTTATAACCGTAACGTAATCTCTTCGGGCAGTTACCTTACCGACCCGGATGGTGTGACTTTTGCCAAAGGAACTGAAAACCCCTACTTCAGCCATATTTTCAAGCAGGGGGATGCTCATTACCTGCTTCACGCACTACCTATGCAGGGGGGCGGAAGCAGTGCCATGCTTATCATGCAAATAGACATGGCGCCGATATATACCGTATTATCTGATACTACTGGTCTCGGCAATACAGGCGAGGTACTCATAGGAAGAGAGAAAAATAATAAAGCCATATTTCTCAATCCTCTTCGTCACGATGAGGGGGAATTCCTTACCAAGGGTGTTTATATTGGCGAAAAGGCTGGTGTACCGTTACAGAAAGCCGTAAGTGGTGAGAGTGGAATAGCGATAGACACAGACTACCGGAAGCAGGAAATTCTTGCTGCCTGGGACTACATACCTTCGATGAACTGGGGTATCGTGACCAAGATTGATACGGCAGAGATTTACGGTGAGGTGGAAAACCTCCTGTGGAAGTTTCTCATGGCCGGTGCCATTATCCTGGTACTTGCTACTATGATTGCCTTTATCTTCTCCAGGATACTCATTGACCCCGTATTGGACCTTAAAGGAACCTTAAGCCTGCTGGGCAAAGGGGTGCTTCCTGATAAGGTAAAGAAGAAAAGTAATGACGAAATCGGTGAAATGGCCGGTGCCATTGATAACCTTGTGCAGTCACTGAAGCGCACAGCCCGTTTCGCTCACCAGATCGGAAAGGGGGATTTCGATGCCGATTTCCAGCCTCTGAGCCAGGATGATACCCTGGGTACGGCGCTTATTAACATGCGCGAAAGTATTCAGGAAGCAGAGAAGCGCGATAAGGAACGTAACTGGATCGTGACCGGCGTAGCTGAACTGGGTAATATCCTTCGTGCGCATGATGACCTCGAAAAGCTCGGTGATGAAATTACTGCCTTTGTATCCGAGAAGATTGGCGCCATACAGGGAGCCTTCTACGTGGTCAACGATGATGACCCGAATGATGTCTTCATCGAAATGAAGGCGAGTTATGCCTACCATAAAAAGAAATACCTCAGTGGACGGTACCGTTTTGCTGAAGGACTTGTAGGGCAGGCGGCGATTGAGCAGGACACCCTGCTTCGCACAGAGATACCTCATGATTATGTAACTGTTACTTCCGGACTTCTCGGAGACCAGCGCCCTACCTGTCTGCTGCTTGTGCCCCTTATCACTGATGAAAAGGTCTATGGAGTGCTTGAGTTTGCCGGATTTAACCGCTTTAATGCCAGTCAGGTAAAATTCGTTCAGGAGATCAGCCTCATTATCGCCCGTACTATCTTTAACATAAAAGTAAACGAGCGTACCCGTAACTTACTCGAAGAGTCTCAGCACATGAGTAATGAGCTCCAGGAGCAGCAGGAGATCCTGCGCCAGAATGCCGAGGAAATGGAGGCCACCCAGGAGGAGCTGCGTAGAACTAACCAGCAGCTTGAGGACCAGATAGAAGAGGTAAACCGCGGGCAGAAGCGTATGCAGCTACTGCTTGAGAATGCCTCTGAGGTAATTATGATCTATGAGTCTGATAATAGCGTACGCTACGTATCTCCTTCGGTTGAGCGTATCCTTGGATACAGCCAGCAGGAGCTTGTAGGGCGCACAGATCTTGAACACGTTGATCCCGATTACCGTGACGTATTCGAGGATATGTTCAAAGACCTGCACGCTAACCCTGCTGATTCGGTAACCATCCAGTATGTATATCACCGCAAAGACGGGGAGGACATCTGGCTTGAAGCTACCGGTAAGAACCTTCTCAGTGACCCGGCTATTCAGGGTATTCTGATAAATACCCGTGATATTACCGAGAGAAGGCGTGCGGAACAGGAACAGCGGATGCGTAGCCAGATGCAGGCTCTTTCCGAAAACTCACCAGACCTTATTACCCGACTCAACGACGAGGGATCGATCTTCTATATCAACCCGACCATTGAGTCTTACACAGGGTATAATCCCACGCACTTCCTGCAGAAGAATATCACGGAGACCGATCTGGAGCAAAGAGTGGTAGATCAGTGGCTCAACATCCTGCAGACAGTAGGTGAGTCTAATGAGAAAGTTAAGATGGAAATGGACTTTCCTAGCCCAATGGGGCCTCGCATCATGCAGGTGAATGCCATTCCGGAATTTAACGAAGAAAATAAGTTTGAGTCCGTGCTCGTAGTGAGCCACGACATTACAGAGCGAAAGCATATTGAGCTGGAGATTCAGAATAAGAATAAGAAGATCACAGAGTCTATCAATTATGCGAAGCGTATCCAGGGAGCTATTCTGCCTGATAACCATGTGATACGCCGCAGGCTGCCGGAAAGCTTTATCTTCTATAAGGCTCGTGATGTGGTGTCCGGAGACTTCCCCTGGTACATGCAGATGGGAGACGATCTCTACATCGCTGCCGTAGACTGTACCGGCCACGGTGTACCTGGCGCTTTGATATCACTTATCGGATACTTCCTTCTCAATGATATCGTACGAAGCCGTAAGGTGTCGGATCCGGGTGTCATCCTTGACCTCCTTGATGAGGGTGTAACTCAGACGCTTCGACAGGACAGAGATGACTCCAAGACAAAAGACGGTATGGATATCGCCCTTTGTAAGATCAACACCAAAACTAATGAACTACAGTACGCCGGTGCCCACCGACCGCTGTATGTAATGAAGGAAGGTGAACTCGAAGAGATAAAAGGTAACCGCTTCCCTATCGGTGGCGGACGCTATAAAAATCAGACCAACTTCACCAATACTACATTGGAAATGAAGGAGGGAGATTCCGTATTTTTCTGTTCTGACGGCTTCCCTGACCAGTTTGGTGGGCCCGACAACAGGAAGTTCGGACCTAAGAGACTGCGGAACCTAATCCGTGAAACACAGCACCTGCCCATGGAAGAAATGCACGATGTATTCGACCGTGAATGGGAAGGCTGGAGAGGCGATCACAAGCAGACCGATGATGTACTATTGATAGGCATTAGGTTCTGATACACAACAAGATTTGTTGTTTGACCTGATTTCCTGCATTAAGCGCCAGATGGCTGATTTAGCAGGTAGGTGAAAAAAATTAATTTTGAAACGAAGTGGATAATCAAGTATTAACGGAAAAACCGATGAAGTACATTTATGAGCTTCATAAGACCATGCTAGCCCGTAACCTCATCTTGGTATACGAAGGGGAATT
It contains:
- a CDS encoding cytidine deaminase; its protein translation is MMKDEKTGADSKAMNVPYTLYSEEDLPAEISRLFASAREATAQSYVPYSSFRVGSAIAMEDGQVVTGSNQENASFPAGICSERVGLVKASTLHPGVKMMRIAIVAIPDSGNIPVPVTPCGICRQSLLEYEVRQDSPLEVWFYTSENKYACIPSSSFLLPFSFTKNDLKSIG
- a CDS encoding PAS domain S-box protein — its product is MFRKIKIGSKITAVLLTVVTLTIAAVSFITYNFSKKALEEKYTESLSVILKLKKDKITYFFEQAGTDARVLRRSDITQSNLEWLTSGEDSLTQMATDRLDNFIAPYFEAGRYHNILLAGADGQVYYSYNRNVISSGSYLTDPDGVTFAKGTENPYFSHIFKQGDAHYLLHALPMQGGGSSAMLIMQIDMAPIYTVLSDTTGLGNTGEVLIGREKNNKAIFLNPLRHDEGEFLTKGVYIGEKAGVPLQKAVSGESGIAIDTDYRKQEILAAWDYIPSMNWGIVTKIDTAEIYGEVENLLWKFLMAGAIILVLATMIAFIFSRILIDPVLDLKGTLSLLGKGVLPDKVKKKSNDEIGEMAGAIDNLVQSLKRTARFAHQIGKGDFDADFQPLSQDDTLGTALINMRESIQEAEKRDKERNWIVTGVAELGNILRAHDDLEKLGDEITAFVSEKIGAIQGAFYVVNDDDPNDVFIEMKASYAYHKKKYLSGRYRFAEGLVGQAAIEQDTLLRTEIPHDYVTVTSGLLGDQRPTCLLLVPLITDEKVYGVLEFAGFNRFNASQVKFVQEISLIIARTIFNIKVNERTRNLLEESQHMSNELQEQQEILRQNAEEMEATQEELRRTNQQLEDQIEEVNRGQKRMQLLLENASEVIMIYESDNSVRYVSPSVERILGYSQQELVGRTDLEHVDPDYRDVFEDMFKDLHANPADSVTIQYVYHRKDGEDIWLEATGKNLLSDPAIQGILINTRDITERRRAEQEQRMRSQMQALSENSPDLITRLNDEGSIFYINPTIESYTGYNPTHFLQKNITETDLEQRVVDQWLNILQTVGESNEKVKMEMDFPSPMGPRIMQVNAIPEFNEENKFESVLVVSHDITERKHIELEIQNKNKKITESINYAKRIQGAILPDNHVIRRRLPESFIFYKARDVVSGDFPWYMQMGDDLYIAAVDCTGHGVPGALISLIGYFLLNDIVRSRKVSDPGVILDLLDEGVTQTLRQDRDDSKTKDGMDIALCKINTKTNELQYAGAHRPLYVMKEGELEEIKGNRFPIGGGRYKNQTNFTNTTLEMKEGDSVFFCSDGFPDQFGGPDNRKFGPKRLRNLIRETQHLPMEEMHDVFDREWEGWRGDHKQTDDVLLIGIRF
- a CDS encoding chemotaxis protein CheB — protein: MGRFNVNNQYKAIVIGGSAGSFQGITRILSSIPEDFTLPIIMCLHRLKHVRNGFVEALSIKSINAVKEPYDKEPVKKKNVYLAPANYHLSVELGHTFSLSTEEMVNNSRPSIDITLETAAYVYRNKLIGILLSGANRDGAMGMKRIKDRGGLTIVQDPAECMIETMPAAALKLTEIDYTLKVDEIISFLLELDKCYKS
- a CDS encoding GAF domain-containing protein; protein product: MKALSKSLSLIFILLFIAGIVAGAYFMYTLPDDLVTETSVVDLSEIAEVDPFLSRLNIILGIAAFSGLVAIVMLMANANKQAENVVYVEKFTDESASASTSVNEDTEGDVAGSHSELDSVVREAIAEGGSAKHQAEQVLSAISNKLEASQGAMYLARYGSEVRKIELFASYAFIMPESASLVYEFGEGLAGQAAKEGKAVNITAVPDGYLKILSGLGSSTPTNLAIIPFMKGKMVAGVVEIASFKPFRGKDIKALEQAFSILPEAVGFDADQSVSEEASVGQELVNE
- a CDS encoding protein-glutamate O-methyltransferase CheR; amino-acid sequence: MHEIEISELRRLTEVIKLYHNYDFTNYAISSFKRRVSRILDLYKIPSVDLLIKKIREEDGFFNTFLEELTVNVTEMFRDPSFWREIRDQVIPNILLNHNQISIWHAGCSSGEEVFSMAILLKEMGIHHKAKIIATDIDRAILDRAKSGEYQLKHMDLNEKNYIRFQGKSSLKDYYKEDNGKVYMDKSLVNNVSWREHDLVRGVVFNKFDLVLCRNVMIYFNQTLQNVVLKKIHESLFRYSYLCIGSKESLIWCEIANKFIVVNNEEKIYKKIKD